Genomic DNA from Bosea sp. Tri-49:
CGAGGCCAGCCTCAAGGAGATCGAACGCGCATTCGACGAACTCGAAGCCGACGGCATCGGCCTGCTCACCAATTATGGCGGCCGCTATCTCGGCGACCCCATGCTCGATCCCGTCTTCGAGGAGCTGAACCGTCGAGCCGCGACGGTCTTCGTTCATCCGACCGACACGTCCTGCGGCTGCTGGGTCGGGCTGCCGGCGGCCTCCCTCGAATTCCCGTTCGACACCACGCGCGCGATCGCCAATCTGCTGTTCTCCGGCACGATCGGCCGGTTTCCGAATATCCGTCTGATCTTCTCCCATGCCGGCGGCACGATGCCCTTCCTCGCCGGGCGCCTCGCCAGGCTCGAGCGCCGGCCGGACTACAAGCGGATGGTCCCGGAAGGCGTGAAAGCGCTGCTCCAGAGGCTTTACTTCGATACGGCCCTGTCGGCGGAGTCGCATATGCTGGATGCGGTCATGTCATTGACGACACCGGAGCATGTCCTGTTCGGCAGCGACTATCCCTACGCGCCCGAGGATGCGATGACCGCGGCCGTGAGGTCGCTCGATGCCATCTCGCTGCCGAACTCGGCAATCGATGCGATCCTGGCGGGAAATGCGCTGGGGTTGCTGCCGTCCCTGGGAGTTCGAAGCGGGACTTAGCCGGCGCGACCATGCATCGCCGTTATTTTTGGCCGGCTGGCCGCGCGGATTCGACTTTGCCGGTCCGGCTCATCGATGTCCTTCGAGATTGGCCGGGCTGAGGCGTCGCGCAAGGTGCTCGGCGAAGAGGCGTGCGGCCGGAAGCGGAATCTTGGCCGCGGGCGTCACTGCATGGATCGGGACCTTCTGCGTCTCGTACTCGGCCAGCACGATCTCCAGCTCACCCCGTTCGACGAGGTCGCGGACCTGCCAGAGCGGTGTGAAGCCGAGACCCAGGCCGAGCGCAGCGGCCGAATAAGTTGCGGCAGTGCTGTCGGTCCGCAGCCTCCCGCTTACGCGGATAGTGCGGAGTTCGCCGTCGATCTGAAACGGCCATGCCTCCGACATCACATCGAGACGGCGCACCAGGCATTGATGATCGGCAAGCTCGCCGGGATGGCCGGGACGACCATGCTTGGCAAAATATGTCGGTGATCCATAGACCACGCGGCGCAAGGCACCCAGCCGCCGCGCCTTCAGCTCGGAATCGGGCAGGTCGCCGATGCGAACCGCCAGGTCGATGCCGTTCTCGACCAGATCGAGAAAACGATCGCTCAGGCTGAGCTCGACCTCGATCTTCGGATACCGCTCAAGGAACTCGGCGAGCGCCGGGACGACGTGGACGGGCGCGAACAGCACCGGCGCGCTGATCCGCAGCAGCCCGACAGGCTCGGCGCGCTGGTTGCTGGCCTCCGCACCGGCATCAGTGATCTCGAGAAGCGCCGGCCGAATGCGCGAGTAGAAGCGGCGTCCCGCTTCGGTCGGATGCGATCGGCGCGTGGTGCGGCGCACGAGCTCGACGCCGATGTTCTCCTCAAGGGTGGCGAGCGATCTGCTGACCGATTGCAGGGAGCGCCGTAGAGCCCGCGCCGCGGCGGTGAAGCTTCCCTCGTCCAGGATGGCGACGAACGCCTCCAGGTCCTCGAGACGATGCATGAGTTCGCCCAGCCAGATTATATTGCTGTTCGATATAATATCTTCCGAAGCGCCTCGATTATCAACCCACGCCACGCGCCTCACATTGATGTGACGATGTTCAATGGAGTTCGCTGATGACTGCCGAGATCGACACCGTCCTCGCTGTCGGGGCCCATGGCAGATTTGCCGGCTTCGTCCCTCCTGCGCTGCGGGGCAAGGGAATCAAAATTCGGGCGCTTGTGCGCGACGATGCCGCCGCCGCGGCGGCTCTGGGGAATGGCGCTACCGAGCTGGCTCGCGGCGATCTCCGTAACCCAGACACACTGCTCGCGGCGGTGCGCGGCGTTCAGGGCGTCTTTCATATCGGCCCGGCCTTCGCCCCGGACGAGGCAGAGATGGGCCTCAACATGGTGCGCGTAGCGCGACAGGAGGGCGTGGCGAAGTTCGTCTATTCCTCGGTGATCCAGCCGACTTATGCCAGGCTCCCCAACCACGCGAGCAAGATCGTCGTCGAACAGGCGCTGTTCGAATCCGGGCTCGACTACACCATCTTGCGGCCGACAAACGTCTTCCAGAATCTGGTCGCCGCCTGGCCCGCCATCGTGGAGACCGCGACCTTTGCCGAGCCGTTCCCGGCAACGATGCGCGTCGCCCGGGTCGATTATCGCGACGTCGCCGAAGCTGCCGCCATCGCGTTCAGCAGCAACCGTCTATCATACGGTGCTTTCGATCTTTGCGCCGACGGATCGCCCAATCGCGACGAGATCGTCGCCTTGATGAGCCATGTTCTCGGGCGCCCCATCGCCGCTGCCGAGCCGAACTTCGACACATGGGCCGCGAAAGCGAGCCTGCCATACGCCCCCGCGCAGATCGAGGTGCTGCGCCAGGTCCATGCGCACTACGCGACGCATGGAGCGCCGGGCAACGGCCTCGTCCTACGAGCGATCCTCGGTCGCGAGCCGCGCACGCTGCAGGCCTTCATTCAGGAGCTGGCGACAGGCCAAAGCCTGACGGGCCCGGACGCGCAACCGATGACGGCTCGGAGCTGACAATGACCGAGGCATCGAATGCAGCGCATCACCGCAGCGCGGCTGATCACACGGCGGCAATGACGCCAGGCATGACCTTGTTCTTCGCGGCGGCAGTCGCGATCACGGTCCTCAACCTGTTCGCTTCGCAACCCCTGCTTGGCCTTATCGGCCCGGCTTTCGGAATGATTCCTGCCCAGGCCAGCCTGATCACCACCTTGACGCTGTTGGGCTACGCGCTCGGCCTCATCTTCCTCGTTCCCCTGGTCGACCTCGTACCCAATCGCCGCCTGATCCTGCTGACGTTGCTTTGTTGTGTCGCATCGCTGGTATCGACGTCGCTCGCCCCGACCACCTCGCTTCTCCTGGCGAGCGCGGTTGCACTTGGCGTGACGTCGACGGCCGTCCAGATGCTCGTTCCCATCGCGGCGGCGCTGGCAGCGCCTGAGGCGCGAGGCCGGGTGGTCGGCAATGTGATGAGCGGGCTGATGGTCGGCACGCTGCTCTCGAGACCGCTCGCCAGCCTGGTGGCGGAATTTGCCGGCTGGCGTTCCTTCTACGCGCTGAGCGCCGTTCTCATCGCGGTTCTGACCGCAGCAATGGCGAAGACATTGCCCGAACGACGGCCTTCGCCCGGCGCAAGCTATGGCTCGCTGATCGCCTCGCTGGGGACGTTGATCTGGCAGGAGCCGGTGCTGCGCTGGCGCTCTGCCTATCAGTTCCTGCTGATGGGAGCGTTCAGCCTGTTCTGGACCGCGATTGCGTTGCGGCTGACGGCCCCGCCTTACGGGCTCGGGCAGATCGGCATCGCGGTGTTCTCGCTTGCGGCCGTCGGAGCAGTCGTGATCGCACCTGTCGCCGGGCGATTGGCGGACCGAAACAAGGCGAACATGATGACCCCGCTGTTCCAGGGTGCAGTCGTTCTCGCCTTCCTGCTGGTTGCCCTAGCAGATGGAGCTGGCGGGATGCTTCCGCTCGAGGCCATGCCGGTCCTGTCGCTTGCATTGCTCGGCATTGCCGCGTTCCTGCTCAGTCTTGGTGTCACCGGCGACCAGATCATCGGACGTCATGCGATCAACATGCTTCAGCCCGAGGCGCGTGGGCGCCTGAACGGCCTCTACACCAGCTTCATGTTCACCGGCGGGGCGCTTGGAGCATTTGCCGCAGGTCCGGCTTGGGACCACGGAGGCTGGCCTCTCGTCTACCTGCTTGCATTTGGAGCCGCTTCGATCGCAGCCCTGCTGACGATCGGCGCCAGCTTCGCCGTATCGAAGCGCTGAGCGACGAACCGGCTGCGCGACACCGATGGCCGGATCAAGGACATCGCCTTTTCATCCAGTTAACCCGGTCCGGCGCAATTCGGCAGGTGTTACCGTGGATGGCGGCGAGCACCGTTACACCAAGCGATATCCGGCGAGCCTTTCGTGAGTTGTCCGCGGACCAAGCCGCCTTGGCCATGGCCGCCAATTTGGTTAGGGCGCCGAGCTGCGCGCTGCAAGTGTCTGCTATTGGGCAGAACACCAACGTCAGTAGTTGGCGCAGAACCCCCCGGCGAGCGGATGGAATGTCGTGGTGGCCGGGATACAGAAAATCACTGCCGGGAAACTCCCGGCAGTGGCCTCGTGAACGCCTGGTTCAGATCTGTGCCGGGCGGGGCCCGACGCGCTCGCCATGGGCGACGCGCTCGGGTGCGTTGTGGACCATGGTGTAGGCGTAGTCGACGCCCATGCCATAGGCGCCGGAATGCTCCTTCACGATCGCTGTCACGGCGTCATAGGTCTCGCGATGGGCCCAGTCGCGCTGCCATTCGAGCAGGACCTGCTGCCAGGTCACCGGCACGACGCCCGCCTGCACCATGCGGTCCATGGCGTATTTGTGCGCATCGACAGAGGTGCCGCCGGAGGCGTCCGCGACCATGTAGATCTCGTAGTCGCCTTCCAGCATGGCGCAGAGTGCGAAGGTGGTGTTGCAGACTTCGGTCCAGAGCCCTGAGACCACGACCTTCTTGCGGCCGTTGGCGGCGAGCGCGTCACGGACGTTCTGGTCGTCCCAGGAGTTCATCGAGGTCCGCTCGAGGATCTTGTTTTGCGGGAACACCGCCAGCAGCTCGGGATAGGTGTGGCCTGAGAAGCTCGTGGTCTCGACCGTGGTGATGGTGGTCGGGACGTTGAAGACCTTCGCTGCCTTGGCCAGGCCGACGACATTGTTCTTCAGGACTTGCCGGTCGATCGACTGCACGCCAAACGCCATCTGCGGCTGTTGGTCGATGAAGATGAGCTGGCAGTTCTTGGGCGTGAGGACTTGCTGGTACTTCGACATGATGGTCTCCGGATCGCGATCCGTTGGTCAGCAGCGCCGTGCCGGCGCCAGGCATCAAGCAGCATTATCGCTGGCAGGATGGTCTTGAGATTGTCGTTCTTCGACGCGGGTTGACGATTCTCGCGGTCATTCCGTCCTCCCCTCAGAAGGCGACCGTTGCCCAGCCGGCGGCATAGGCTCCGGAGACGCCGCCGGCTCTGCGGACGCGCTCGCCGGGCTCATAGGCGACATAGGTTCCCCCTAGCGTCAGATGCTCGCTCGGATTCCACTCCAGCGTGGTCGAGCGCTGGTGGCCGAGATAGCGGCCGGCGCCGCCTGCCGTGCGCGCCACCGGCGTGATCGCCGGGCCGTAATAGGCATCGGCCTTTTCCTGCTTCCAAAGCGGGTTCCAGCCGACCGTTAGCTTGACCTTGGGCAGCAAAGTCAGGGTGAGGTTCGGCTGGATGTTCATCAGGTTGGCCGGGCCGACAAGATTGGCCTCGGAGAAATAGGGCAGTCGCGGGAAGAGTGGGTTGAAGGTGCCGAGCTTGCCGCCGCTCAGATCGCGGTCGCCGCTGAAGGCATCGGCGTTGAGGCCGAGGCGCGGCGCGAAAGGCAGCTCCGCAAAGCTGTAGCCGAGCACGGCCGAAACCATCCAGGCCTGGATGTCGGCGCGCTCGAACCGGCCGAACTGGTAGGCGCCCTCGACATTCCAGTCGAAGCCGCCGGCCTTGCCGAACAACCTTGCGCCGACGGTGTGGCGATGCTCGTCGGCGGTGCCCTGCGCGAAGCGCGCATTCTCACGGTTCAGGCCGAGATAGTAGAGGTCAGCCTTGAGCGCGGGAACGCCGGGAACGGGGCTGGTGCCGTAGATGCCCCAGAAGACCTGGGCAGGGTCCGACTTGTCGTCGAACAGCCCCGCCAGCGGCACGACCGGGCGCACCAGGAAAGCGTCGATCCGGGTGTCGGGCGAGGCGATCCAGGCGGCGCGGACGCCATCGAAGGCGCGCCTGATGTTCGGGCTGTCGCGCACCGAGATCAGCCGCGAGGAGCCGAAGCTCATTTCCTGCCGCCCGCCGCGAACCATCAGGCTGCCAGCCGCTGTCGGCAGGTTCAATTCGCCATAGCCTTGCCGCAGGTCGAGCCGGTCGAGCTGCGTTCCCGGCGGCGTGCCAGCCCAGA
This window encodes:
- a CDS encoding amidohydrolase family protein, which codes for MTGAAPMRRRIDIHHHFIPPRYRELVGADAIGRTLVSGQAPAWSPQQSIEAMDRNGVSLAVVSISAPGFQCDEGERAALCRHCNDFAARMRSDHPGRFGSFASLPLPDIEASLKEIERAFDELEADGIGLLTNYGGRYLGDPMLDPVFEELNRRAATVFVHPTDTSCGCWVGLPAASLEFPFDTTRAIANLLFSGTIGRFPNIRLIFSHAGGTMPFLAGRLARLERRPDYKRMVPEGVKALLQRLYFDTALSAESHMLDAVMSLTTPEHVLFGSDYPYAPEDAMTAAVRSLDAISLPNSAIDAILAGNALGLLPSLGVRSGT
- a CDS encoding LysR family transcriptional regulator codes for the protein MHRLEDLEAFVAILDEGSFTAAARALRRSLQSVSRSLATLEENIGVELVRRTTRRSHPTEAGRRFYSRIRPALLEITDAGAEASNQRAEPVGLLRISAPVLFAPVHVVPALAEFLERYPKIEVELSLSDRFLDLVENGIDLAVRIGDLPDSELKARRLGALRRVVYGSPTYFAKHGRPGHPGELADHQCLVRRLDVMSEAWPFQIDGELRTIRVSGRLRTDSTAATYSAAALGLGLGFTPLWQVRDLVERGELEIVLAEYETQKVPIHAVTPAAKIPLPAARLFAEHLARRLSPANLEGHR
- a CDS encoding NmrA family NAD(P)-binding protein; the protein is MTAEIDTVLAVGAHGRFAGFVPPALRGKGIKIRALVRDDAAAAAALGNGATELARGDLRNPDTLLAAVRGVQGVFHIGPAFAPDEAEMGLNMVRVARQEGVAKFVYSSVIQPTYARLPNHASKIVVEQALFESGLDYTILRPTNVFQNLVAAWPAIVETATFAEPFPATMRVARVDYRDVAEAAAIAFSSNRLSYGAFDLCADGSPNRDEIVALMSHVLGRPIAAAEPNFDTWAAKASLPYAPAQIEVLRQVHAHYATHGAPGNGLVLRAILGREPRTLQAFIQELATGQSLTGPDAQPMTARS
- a CDS encoding MFS transporter, with amino-acid sequence MTEASNAAHHRSAADHTAAMTPGMTLFFAAAVAITVLNLFASQPLLGLIGPAFGMIPAQASLITTLTLLGYALGLIFLVPLVDLVPNRRLILLTLLCCVASLVSTSLAPTTSLLLASAVALGVTSTAVQMLVPIAAALAAPEARGRVVGNVMSGLMVGTLLSRPLASLVAEFAGWRSFYALSAVLIAVLTAAMAKTLPERRPSPGASYGSLIASLGTLIWQEPVLRWRSAYQFLLMGAFSLFWTAIALRLTAPPYGLGQIGIAVFSLAAVGAVVIAPVAGRLADRNKANMMTPLFQGAVVLAFLLVALADGAGGMLPLEAMPVLSLALLGIAAFLLSLGVTGDQIIGRHAINMLQPEARGRLNGLYTSFMFTGGALGAFAAGPAWDHGGWPLVYLLAFGAASIAALLTIGASFAVSKR
- a CDS encoding hydrolase, whose translation is MSKYQQVLTPKNCQLIFIDQQPQMAFGVQSIDRQVLKNNVVGLAKAAKVFNVPTTITTVETTSFSGHTYPELLAVFPQNKILERTSMNSWDDQNVRDALAANGRKKVVVSGLWTEVCNTTFALCAMLEGDYEIYMVADASGGTSVDAHKYAMDRMVQAGVVPVTWQQVLLEWQRDWAHRETYDAVTAIVKEHSGAYGMGVDYAYTMVHNAPERVAHGERVGPRPAQI
- a CDS encoding alginate export family protein, which produces MMRLRAAALAGTCWLALAGIAAAQADKPGDTPDKDPFDRLKDIPLSADGAVTLSLGGQVRIRPEFSRHPVFGLAAPDHNNGLLVRSFLSADLRLGPNLRAFVEIVSGQAPIWAGTPPGTQLDRLDLRQGYGELNLPTAAGSLMVRGGRQEMSFGSSRLISVRDSPNIRRAFDGVRAAWIASPDTRIDAFLVRPVVPLAGLFDDKSDPAQVFWGIYGTSPVPGVPALKADLYYLGLNRENARFAQGTADEHRHTVGARLFGKAGGFDWNVEGAYQFGRFERADIQAWMVSAVLGYSFAELPFAPRLGLNADAFSGDRDLSGGKLGTFNPLFPRLPYFSEANLVGPANLMNIQPNLTLTLLPKVKLTVGWNPLWKQEKADAYYGPAITPVARTAGGAGRYLGHQRSTTLEWNPSEHLTLGGTYVAYEPGERVRRAGGVSGAYAAGWATVAF